The following proteins come from a genomic window of Anopheles ziemanni chromosome 3, idAnoZiCoDA_A2_x.2, whole genome shotgun sequence:
- the LOC131285977 gene encoding PDZ domain-containing protein 8, whose amino-acid sequence MDFVSLLLFCLMSCVIGAVLMLLIQYYAFVRYFRLPELDQEQEDQRKSAFSERYVLPDTLLENIKAPDQESKSTIMAINLILQFLYFELRQSNRVRKWFHRKLSLELDELISKTTTGKLFDKLTIRDLDLGSQFPEIKNFRLHAVDLHPDEGYIESLDVLLDLHYEGNFRLTIDADMVLGKKGSLALRVKQVSGLARLQFTRKPYTHWSLSFISDPKVELDVQSHFQGRQMQSNITSLISNQIRKAIRRKHTLPNYKLRYKPFFHRVEEDYELNEIVPNGTLEVTVAEITRLNAPIRTLTHVYCTLTLAHMPWVVARQQDDQCVMVVSLDIEIHKAKNQQIGIVFKQSDQTVLIDAVIPNTPASKAELRRGDILLSIQGKRVTNISQVPKVIKALNRPMFVLRIERLVPGQIKNDAMFDDTDGDFEEIDPNLNITFIKNVDTVQIGTGAGGSTLRERRLTRRNSKDNSGGESSHSNTPGTTPVKKPTLVGRDATSFLEQPARGSFSDPLATPTTTTTGRKVNVDCFPQHSSIDAEFNSFIRLDDPCMFQLMEKYSYLNLSVFGKNSEENRLLGYLSIPINSILLECNESHLGHHLKKYPLLPPEAIDVSNHPLSMQSGFDQNYCYGDVLLSFVWTGSAINTVSSLPVKGLGGESKKQRLITISRGSADKLDDDRPDGLLDAKLPTVSYPPSPLPTQTAASGLHQQHDFIRTHFHRTTQCDYCGKKIWLKDAVQCRDCAMCCHKKCINKCQSSTVCSANEGAASERASFSTTTTTTTGGGSMGSVAAAAAATSTASSLQPEFKLTEPESPTIEVEDFVDIAEEHQQHQQQQQQQQQQQQQQQQQQQQTISKSKLEAHRQSFSDLLVQGLKRVNSANNLAIPTISGLNPGSKSLPPTPQHTPRKQSLANVNTNPFVVVTQRLESLPEDVNELSMEQIVDLTAPLIEYGPSDTLMALAKSSSKTMYSDCEPDVRTEKINKLLSKLHIALDYETINQSSLSVTKDGGSSSSGGGASANGKELADGKGKSSAQQQQHDSTRTAFLAGQSEERVQALSILMLHLCSGLQYVQGNLGQ is encoded by the exons ACGCTGTTGGAAAACATAAAGGCACCGGACCAGGAGAGCAAATCCACCATCATGGCCATTAACCTAATACTGCAGTTTCTGTACTTCGAGCTGCGGCAGTCGAACCGCGTGCGCAAGTGGTTCCACCGGAAGCTGTCGCTGGAGCTGGACGAGCTTATCAGCAAAACAACGACCGGAAAGCTTTTCGATAAACTTACG ATCCGCGATCTCGATCTGGGCAGTCAATTCCCGGAGATAAAAAACTTCCGCCTGCACGCCGTCGACCTGCATCCGGACGAAGGGTACATCGAGAGTTTGGACGTGCTGCTCGATCTGCACTACGAGGGTAACTTTCGGTTGACGATCGACGCCGACATGGTGCTAGGCAAGAAGGGGTCGCTGGCATTGCGCGTGAAGCAAGTGTCCGGCCTGGCGCGGTTACAGTTCACCCGCAAACCGTACACGCACTGGTCGTTGAGCTTCATCAGCGATCCGAAGGTGGAGCTGGACGTGCAGTCGCACTTCCAGGGCCGACAGATGCAGTCCAACATTACCAGTCTCATTTCGAACCAGATACGCAAAGCTATCCGCCGGAAGCACACCCTTCCGAACTATAAGTTAAG GTATAAACCGTTCTTCCACCGTGTGGAAGAAGACTACGAACTGAACGAAATCGTACCGAACGGTACACTGGAGGTTACGGTGGCTGAGATAACGCGATTGAACGCACCGATCCGTACCCTGACGCACGTTTACTGCACGCTCACCTTGGCGCACATGCCGTGGGTCGTTGCACGGCAGCAGGACGACCAGTGCGTGATGGTCGTGTCGCTCGACATCGAAATACATAAAGCCAAAAACCAGCAAATCGGTATCGTTTTCAAGCAGTCCGACCAGACGGTGCTAATCGACGCGGTCATACCGAACACACCGGCCTCGAAGGCGGAACTGCGCCGCGGTGACATACTGCTCTCGATACAGGGCAAACGGGTGACCAACATCAGCCAAGTGCCAAAGGTGATAAAGGCGCTTAATCGGCCAATGTTTGTGCTACGGATCGAACGGCTTGTACCGGGCCAGATCAAGAATGACGCGATGTTCGATGACACCGACGGTGACTTTGAGGAGATTGATCCGAACCTCAACATCACCTTTATAAAGAACGTAGATACAGTACAAATCGGAACCGGTGCTGGCGGTAGCACGCTGCGCGAACGAAGGCTGACGCGACGCAACTCTAAGGACAACAGTGGTGGAGAATCGAGCCACTCGAACACGCCGGGCACAACACCAGTGAAGAAACCAACGCTCGTTGGGCGTGATGCTACCAGTTTTCTGGAGCAACCGGCTAGGGGTAGTTTCTCCGATCCGCTGGCCACACCAACTACAACTACGACAGGCAGGAAAGTCAATGTCGATTGCTTCCCGCAGCACTCCTCAATCGATGCGGAGTTTAATTCGTTCATTCGATTGGACGATCCGTGCATGTTTCAGCTGATGGAAAAGTATTCCTACCTAAACCTTAGTGTTTTTGGTAAAAACAGTGAAGAAAACCGGCTGCTAGGATACCTTAGCATCCCGATCAACAGTATTCTCCTGGAGTGTAATGAATCTCATCTCGGGCATCATCTGAAGAAATATCCTTTGCTTCCACCGGAAGCTATCGATGT TTCAAACCATCCTCTTTCGATGCAGTCTGGGTTTGATCAAAATTACTGCTACGGCGACGTGTTGCTCTCATTCGTCTGGACCGGATCTGCGATCAATACGGTATCGTCCCTACCGGTCAAAGGGCTCGGAggggaaagcaaaaaacaacggCTCATCACCATCAGTCGAGGGTCGGCAGACAAACTGGACGACGATAGACCGGACGGTTTACTGGATGCGAAATTACCAACCGTTTCCTACCCCCCGTCGCCCCTACCGACCCAAACGGCTGCTAGTGGCCTGCACCAGCAGCACGATTTCATCCGGACACACTTCCACCGGACAACCCAGTGCGATTActgtggaaagaaaatttggCTAAAGGATGCCGTGCAGTGTCGGGACTGCGCAATGTGCTGCCACAAAAAGTGCATCAATAAGTGTCAAAGTTCGACCGTCTGCAGCGCCAACGAAGGAGCAGCTAGTGAACGGGCATCCTTttcaacgacaacgacgacgacaacgggtGGTGGGTCGATGGGAAGTGTGGCGGCAGCGGCCGCAGCAACATCCACGGCGTCCTCGCTGCAACCCGAATTCAAACTAACCGAACCCGAATCACCGACGATCGAGGTAGAAGATTTTGTCGACATAGCCGAGGAGCaccaacagcatcaacagcagcagcagcaacagcaacagcagcagcagcagcagcagcagcagcaacaacaaactaTATCGAAATCGAAGCTGGAAGCACATCGCCAAAGCTTCAGCGATCTGCTCGTGCAAGGGTTGAAGCGTGTCAATTCAGCGAACAACCTTGCGATCCCGACGATTTCCGGACTGAACCCGGGTAGCAAAAGCCTACCACCGACGCCTCAGCACACGCCCCGCAAGCAATCGCTGGCCAACGTGAACACAAACCCGTTCGTGGTGGTCACCCAACGGCTCGAAAGCCTCCCGGAGGACGTGAACGAGCTGAGCATGGAGCAAATTGTCGACCTGACGGCCCCACTGATCGAGTACGGCCCATCCGACACACTGATGGCGCTGGCGaagagcagcagcaaaacGATGTACTCCGACTGCGAGCCGGACGTGCGGACagagaaaattaacaaactg CTTTCCAAACTGCACATAGCACTGGACTACGAAACCATCAACCAGTCTTCCCTGAGTGTGACCAAGGACGgcggtagtagtagtagtggtggtggtgctagTGCAAATGGTAAAG AACTCGCTGATGGCAAAGGGAAATCGTcagcgcagcagcagcagcacgataGCACACGAACCGCCTTCCTGGCGGGCCAGTCCGAGGAGCGCGTCCAGGCGCTCAGCATCCTTATGTTGCACCTGTGCTCGGGCCTCCAGTACGTCCAGGGTAATCTTGGTCAATGA